The Miscanthus floridulus cultivar M001 chromosome 17, ASM1932011v1, whole genome shotgun sequence genome has a window encoding:
- the LOC136515824 gene encoding uncharacterized protein, with translation MDILFSHQGPPPTTAGATAAGSYQALNLCPNCRSAYFFRPHVLALFLSATPPAAPPSSTSSPAPSPPPAPAPAQPRRPLSGSTLSPSASQDYNAGMTYYGDKAKPRAYAARFASPDRDELISVVIKPSNQLKITFLEAKDITDLGTLKEASKIFVPGGAKVFSARTIKVNEEVDIRTYYFYEFRLDKQHVALMATVNSGKTYIAGATAPEMKWGDDGMKLRSAAVSLSVS, from the exons ATGGACATCCTCTTCTCCCACCAGGGCCCCCCTCCGACGACCGcaggcgccaccgccgccggcagCTACCAAGCGCTGAACCTCTGCCCCAACTGCCGCAGCGCCTACTTCTTCCGCCCGCATGTCCTCGCCCTCTTCCTCTCCGCCACGCCACCCGCCGCTCCTCCTTCCTCCACTTCAAGCCCTGCGCCCTCGCCGCCACCGGCACCCGCACCGGCACAGCCACGGCGCCCCCTGTCTGGATCTACGTTGAG TCCTTCCGCGTCTCAGGACTACAACGCCGGGATGACATACTACGGCGACAAGGCCAAGCCCCGGGCGTACGCGGCTCGCTTCGCGTCTCCAGATAG GGATGAGCTCATAAGTGTGGTGATTAAGCCATCAAATCAGCTCAAGATCACATTCCTAGAG GCAAAAGATATAACTGATTTAGGAACTCTAAAGGAGGCATCCAAGATATTTGTACCTGG TGGTGCAAAAGTATTCTCAGCTCGAACAATTAAAGTTAATGAAGAGGTGGATATTAG GACATATTACTTCTATGAATTCCGTCTGGACAAACAACATGTTGCTCTGATGGCTACCGTGAATAGTGGAAAG ACGTACATTGCCGGCGCTACTGCTCCAGAGATGAAATGGGGTGACGACGGCATGAAGTTGCGTTCGGCTGCCGTATCTCTATCCGTTTCATGA
- the LOC136517367 gene encoding GDSL esterase/lipase At1g54790-like, with protein sequence MRFTVLLLLVALLCFGGGRAAASTDFNFPAVFNFGDSNSDTGGRVAAGFESIFPPYGSTFFGGPAGRFCDGRLIIDFLMEAMDMPLLNAYLDSLGTPSFRTGVNFAQAGCSITPAKPTSVSPFSFGLQIKQFFAFKDKVTKLLSKGDVYRKYIPQEDYFSEGLYMFDIGQNDLAGEFYSKTEDQVIASIPTILLEFENGLKKLYDQGARKFWIHNTGPLGCLPQNIALFGKDPSQLDELHCVAKHNRAAKLFNLQLHALCTKLRGEFAGTSITYVDIHTIKYSLIANYSRYGFEHDTQACCGYGGPPLNYDGNVPCGQTVSLNGKLVTAKGCSDSTEFVNWDGIHYTEAANFHIASQILTGKYSDPPFLDKMPFVIKPRF encoded by the exons ATGCGTTTCACGGTGCTGCTCCTCCTCGTGGCCCTGCTCTGCTTCGGCGGCGGCCGTGCGGCGGCGTCCACAGACTTCAACTTCCCGGCGGTGTTCAACTTCGGGGACTCCAACTCCGACACCGGCGGCCGCGTGGCCGCCGGCTTCGAGTCCATCTTCCCGCCCTACGGCTCCACCTTCTtcggcgggccggccggtcgctTCTGCGACGGCCGCCTCATCATCGACTTCCTCA TGGAGGCAATGGATATGCCACTCCTCAATGCGTATTTGGATTCTCTTGGTACACCAAGCTTTCGGACCGGTGTTAATTTTGCTCAAGCTGGATGTTCAATCACACCAGCAAAGCCAACATCAGTCAGCCCATTTTCATTTGGTCTCCAGATTAAGCAATTCTTTGCCTTCAAGGATAAAGTTACTAAGCTCCTGTCTAAAG GAGATGTGTACAGGAAATATATTCCTCAGGAAGATTACTTTTCAGAGGGACTCTACATGTTTGATATTGGGCAAAATGATCTTGCTGGTGAATTCTATTCAAAAACGGAGGACCAAGTCATTGCATCCATTCCAACTATTTTGTTGGAATTTGAAAATGGTCTCAAG AAACTATATGACCAAGGTGCTAGGAAATTCTGGATTCACAACACAGGTCCCCTCGGCTGCTTACCTCAAAACATAGCCTTGTTTGGCAAAGACCCATCCCAATTGGATGAGCTTCACTGTGTAGCAAAGCACAACCGTGCCGCAAAACTTTTCAACTTACAGCTGCATGCACTTTGCACAAAGTTGAGAGGAGAATTCGCTGGAACCAGCATCACTTATGTGGACATCCACACAATCAAATACAGCCTGATCGCCAACTACTCTCGATATG GGTTCGAGCATGACACTCAAGcatgctgtggatatggaggtcCACCCCTGAACTATGATGGTAACGTACCATGTGGACAGACAGTGTCTTTGAATGGTAAGCTGGTAACTGCAAAAGGGTGCAGTGACAGTACTGAATTCGTCAATTGGGATGGGATACACTACACAGAAGCTGCAAACTTCCATATTGCATCGCAGATCCTGACCGGGAAATACTCTGATCCTCCGTTTCTGGataagatgccatttgtcataaAACCTAGATTCTGA
- the LOC136517393 gene encoding UPF0603 protein OsI_019212, chloroplastic-like encodes METLLSPSTLFTPSLRGSRRPSLTASVSSRSTVVSCALRRPQAGAVVAASSHGDGVVVGRSWMSFLHHGLAVAALSLAISLAPAPAPAVASEFDVLNDGPPVDSYVVDDAGVLSRVTKSDVKRLSRDLEARKNIRLNFITVRKLTSKADAFEYADQVLEKWYPTIEEGNNKGIVVLVTSQKEGAVTGGPAFIQAVGDQILDATVSENLPVLATDEKYNEAIFSTAKRLAAAIDGLPDTGGPSFKENKRDSNFKTKEETEEKRGQFTLVVGGLLVIAFVVPMAQYYAYVSKK; translated from the exons ATGGAGACCCTCCTCTCCCCCTCCACATTGTTCACGCCATCACTCCGTGGCTCCAGGAGACCGTCTCTGACCGCTAGCGTCTCGTCCAGGTCCACCGTCGTCTCCTGCGCGCTCAGGAGGCCACAGGCCGGCGCCGTCGTCGCTGCCTCCTCCCATGGAGACGGCGTCGTCGTCGGCAGGAGCTGGATGTCGTTCCTGCACCACGGCCTGGCGGTGGCCGCGCTGTCGCTGGCCATCAGCCTGGCCCCGGCGCCCGCGCCGGCGGTGGCGTCGGAGTTCGACGTGCTGAACGACGGGCCCCCCGTGGACTCGTACGTGGTGGACGACGCCGGCGTGCTGAGCCGCGTCACCAAGTCCGACGTCAAGCGGCTGTCCCGCGACCTCGAGGCCCGCAAGAACATCCGCCTCAACTTCATCACCGTCCGCAAGCTCACG AGCAAAGCTGACGCGTTCGAGTACGCGGACCAAGTCCTGGAGAAGTGGTACCCCACGATTGAGGAGGGCAACAACAAGGGCATCGTCGTGCTCGTCACCAGCCAGAAGGAGGGCGCCGTCACCGGGGGCCCCGCCTTCATCCAGGCCGTCGGCGACCAGATTCTCGACGCCACCGTGTCTGAGAACCTCCCAG TGCTCGCGACCGACGAGAAGTACAACGAAGCGATCTTCAGCACGGCGAAGCGGCTAGCGGCGGCGATCGACGGGCTACCGGACACCGGGGGCCCGTCGTTCAAGGAGAATAAGCGTGACTCCAACTTCAAGACCAAGGAGGAGACGGAGGAGAAGCGCGGGCAGTTCACGCTGGTCGTCGGCGGCCTGCTCGTCATCGCCTTCGTCGTGCCCATGGCGCAGTACTACGCCTACGTGTCCAAGAAGTGA